The DNA sequence GGCACTGATCACCCGGCCGGGGGCGTCGACCCGGCTCAGCGGCAGCAACTTCGTCATCCTCGCCGCCGACCGGCCGCTGCCGTTGGACGAGGTACGGGCCCGGTTGACCGCTTCGGTCGGTGCCGAGTTCGATCTGCTCGCCGGGGACGAGCTGACCGATTTCGTGGCCGGCGCGCAGCCGCTCACCGACGACTATGCCCCGGTCGACCAGCTGCTCGTCGCCCCCTGACGCGTTTCCGCAGGTGTAGCTCGGGCCAGATCGGGCAACTCGGGAGTCATGGGTGGGGTGGCGAACGACTGCGGGCAACTGCTTGGTGACCGGTACCGGCTGATCGAACGGCTCGGCACCGGCGGGACGTCGGTGGTCTGGCGCGGCTACGACGAAATCCTCGACCGGCAGGTCGCGATCAAGGTCCTCGCCCCGCAGTACGCCCCGGACCAGGTGTTCCACCACCGGATCCGGGTGGAGGCGCAGGCCGCCGCCCGACTGTGCCACCCGCACATCACCAACGTCTACGACTACGGCGAAGCCGTCCGGGACGAAGCCACCCTGCCGTACGTGGTGATGGAACTGGTCGACGGTGAGTCGCTGGCCACCCGGCTGCGCCGGGAACACATCCTGTCCTGGCGGGACGCGGTGGTGGCCTGCGCGGAGGTCGCCTCGGCGCTGGCCGCCGCGCACGCCACCGGCGTCGTCCACCGCGACGTCACCCCGGCCAACGTCATGCTGACCAGCACCGGAGCAAAGGTCGTCGACTTCGGCATCTCCGCGTTGGCCGGCGAGAGTGACGTCGGCCCGGACGGCAACCTGCTCGGCACCCCGGCGTACCTGGCGCCGGAGCGCCTCAACGGCGGCCAGGTCTCCCCGGCCACCGACGTGTACGCCGTCGGCCTGCTGCTCTACCGCTCACTCACCGGCCGGCTGCCCTGGCAGGCCGCGAGCGTCACCCAGATGCTGCGGGCACACCTGCACACCGTGCCCGACCCGATGCCGCCGGTCGCCGGACTGCCGGCCGAGGTGGTCGACCTCACCCTGCGGTGCCTGGCCAAATGCCCGGCGGACCGGCCGACCAGCGAGGAGGTGGCGAAGACGTTGGCGGCAGCCGTCGGGGTCGCCGCCGGGCTGTCGCCGTCGATGGTGGCACCGCTGCCGAACCGGCCGGGCTCCGCCACCGACTCCGACACCGACGGCGCCACCGACGACGGCCCGCCACCCGTCGGCGTCGACGTCACCTGCGGGCTGGAGGTCACCGGGCTGGACCTGCCGGTCGCGACCGGCACGGGCCGGCGGCGCCGGCTGCGGACCTCGTGGGTGCAGCGCCGGGCGGAAGCCGTGGTGATCGGGGTCGGCCTGATGATGCTCAGCGCCCTGGTCTGGGCCGGAGCCGGTGCCACGCCCGCCACCGACCGGTTCCGTGAGGCGGTGGCCGCGCCGCCGAACTTCGGGCTCGCCGCCCAGTCCTCGGCGCCCTGCCGGGTCGAATACACGGTGCGCGGCGACTCCGGGCGGGAGTTCGTCGCGGCGGCCACCGTCACCAACACCGGGTCCGCCGAGCTGACCGACTGGTCGTTGCGCTTCGCCTTCCCCGGCACCCAGCGGCTCACCGCGGTGCGGGGCGGACAGTGGGAACAGCAGGGCGGCGACGTACGGCTGCGGCCCGCGGCCGACGCCACCACCCTGGCCCCGGGGGCGACCGCACAGCTCCAGCTGGCCGGTGACTACGACGGGGTCAACACCCTGCCGCTGGAGTTCCACCTCGACGAGCTGATCTGCGACGTGTCCGTCGCGGCGGTCGCCGGACAGGCGGCGGGCGCGACGACCGAGCTGCTGGAAACGGCGACCGGTCAGCCCGCCACCGACCCGTCCCCGGCCCGGTCGGCCACCGATGGGCGGTAGGGATCGGGTGACGGGGTACGGGTTCAGGTGGCGGCGGCGAACCGCTGCACCTGTTCGGTGGTGCCGGAGACGATCAGCAGAGCACCTTCGCGCAGTTCGGTCTCCCGGTCGGCGTAGGTGAACCGCTCCCCCGGCATCTTCACCCCGATCACCGTCACCCCGTACCGCGACCGCAGGTCGGTCTCGCCGAGCCGCCGGCCCGCCGTACCGCTCGGCAGCCGGGTCTCGGCGATCGAGAAGCCGTCGTCGAACTCGATGAAGTCGAGCATCTTGCTGGTGATCAGGTGTGCCACCCGGTCGCCCATCGCGGCCTCCGGGTAGATGACGTGCCGGGCGCCGACGGAACGCAGGATCTTGCCGTGCTTGCCGGAGACCGCCTTGGCCCACACCTCGGTGACGCCGATCTCGGCGAGGCTGAGCACGGTCAACACGCTGGCCTCGACATCCGAGCCGATGCCGACCACCACCCGCTGGAAGTCCCGCAGACCCAGCTGACGCAGCGCCTCGGTGTCGGTCGAGTCGGCCTGCACCACGTACGTCAGGCGGTCCGCCCACTGCTGGACCACCGCCGGGCTGGAGTCGACGCCGAGCACGTCGAAGCCCATCCGCAGCATGGAATCGGCGATCTGGCCGCCGAACCGGCCGAGCCCGATGATGACAGCGGTCCGGGTGGATTTGGTGCCGGTACGGTCAGCCAACGATGGGTCGCTCCTCCGGGTAGTGGAACCGTCGCCGCCGGGTGTTCAACGCGATCGCCGAGCCCAACGTGACGCTGCCGATCCGGCCGACGAACATCAGCACGACGAGCAGCACCTGAGCGGGGTCGGGCAGGTCGCCGGTGATCCCGGTGGACAGCCCGGTCGTGCCGAACGCCGAGGTCACCTCGTACAGCGCCTGTTCGCCGCCGATGTCGTCGGTCAGGCTGATCAGCGCCAGGGTGCCGGCCCCGACCAACGCCACGCCGATCAGCGCGACGGTCAGCGCCTGACGCTGGCTGGCCGCCGCGATCCGGCGTCGGCCGATCACCACGTCGTGCTCGCCGCGCAGCTCCGACCAGATGACGAAGGCGAGCAGGAAGAAGGTGGTCACCTTGATGCCGCCGGCGGTGCTGGCGCTGCCACCGCCGATGAACATCATCCCGATGGAGACCGCCGTCGTCTCCGGGTTGAACTCTCCCGGGTCGACCGTGTTGAACCCGCCGGACCGGGTCATCACGTCCTGGAACAGCGCGGCCAGCAGCTTCTCGGGCAGGTCGAGCGGGCCCAGGGTACGCGGGTTGGCCCACTCGAAGGTGAGCATGCTGACGAAGCCGGTGCCGATCAGCGCCAACGTGCCCCAGACGGTCAGCCGGGTGTGCACCGACCAGCGCTGCGGCCGGCTGCGCTCGCGGGCCAGCTCGAACAGGGCCGGGAAGCCGAGCCCGCCGACCACCACGCCGACGATCAGCGGCAGGCAGATCCACCAGTCACCGACGAACTGGACCAGCCCGTCGGAGTAGAGGGCGAAGCCGCCGTTGTTGAACGCCTGGACGGCGTGGAACAGCCCGTACCACAGGGCCCGGGGCAGCGGGTAGTCGTAGTGCAGCCACAGCCGGGCGGCCAGGACGAGGGTGATCGTCGTTTCGGCGCCGAGCATCGTCGCCGCGATCCGCAGCAGCACCCGCCGGATGTCGGACAGCGCGAGGCTGTTGGTCTCGGCCTGCGCGGTGAGCCGGCTGCGCAGCCCCAGCCGGCGCGACACCAGCAGGCCGAGCAGGGTGGCCAGCGACATGATCCCGAAGCCGCCGAGCTGGGTGAGCACGGTGATCAGCACCAGGCCGAGCGGCGTCCAGTAGGCCGGGGTGTCGGTGACGGCCAGCCCGGTCACGCAGACCGCCGAGGTGGCGGTGAACAGGGCCGTGACGAGGGGTGCCGAGTCGGGTCCCTGGCGGCTGGCCGGCACCATCATCAGTACGGTGCCCACGGCGATCGCCCCGAGGAACGCGATCGGCACGATCCGGGCGGGGTTTCGCAGCGGCCGGCGCATCAAACATGTCATACCACCGCAAAACCGAAAAACACCGGAGATTGATCGACATTCATGTGGTGGTCGGCCGGTCACCGTCCGCCCGTCGCCCACCGGTCTCCCGCCCGTCGCCTGGGGCGTCTTCACTGACGCCGACGACGCCCTGCGACACCCCTGTGAGGAGACGACGTTGTCGCGTACTCTGCCGATCATGCTGCTCGCCGGCACCCTGCTGGCCACCATGGCGATCCCGTCCGCCGCCACCGCGACCGACCCGGCGGCCCGCGGCAAGCCGCCGCAGGCCGAGCCGAAACCACTGGTCATCGCGCACCGAGGGGCCAGCGGCTACCGGCCGGAGCACACCCTGGAGGCGTACCGGCTGGCGATCCGTCAAGGCGCCGACTACATCGAGCCCGACCTGGTGTCGACCGCCGACGGGGTGCTGGTCGCCCGGCACGAGAACGAGATCTCCGGCACCACCGACGTCGCCGACCGCGCCGAGTTCGCCGACCGGCGGGCCACCAAGACCATCGACGGGCGATCCGTCACCGGCTGGTTCACCGAGGACTTCACCCTGGCCGAGCTGCGTGCCCTGCGGGCCGTGGAGCGACTGCCGCAGGTCCGGCCGACCAACACGGCGTTCGACGGCGAGTTCGCGGTGCCGACCCTGCAGGAGGTCATCGACCTGGCCCGGTCGGAGA is a window from the Solwaraspora sp. WMMD792 genome containing:
- a CDS encoding serine/threonine-protein kinase, translating into MGGVANDCGQLLGDRYRLIERLGTGGTSVVWRGYDEILDRQVAIKVLAPQYAPDQVFHHRIRVEAQAAARLCHPHITNVYDYGEAVRDEATLPYVVMELVDGESLATRLRREHILSWRDAVVACAEVASALAAAHATGVVHRDVTPANVMLTSTGAKVVDFGISALAGESDVGPDGNLLGTPAYLAPERLNGGQVSPATDVYAVGLLLYRSLTGRLPWQAASVTQMLRAHLHTVPDPMPPVAGLPAEVVDLTLRCLAKCPADRPTSEEVAKTLAAAVGVAAGLSPSMVAPLPNRPGSATDSDTDGATDDGPPPVGVDVTCGLEVTGLDLPVATGTGRRRRLRTSWVQRRAEAVVIGVGLMMLSALVWAGAGATPATDRFREAVAAPPNFGLAAQSSAPCRVEYTVRGDSGREFVAAATVTNTGSAELTDWSLRFAFPGTQRLTAVRGGQWEQQGGDVRLRPAADATTLAPGATAQLQLAGDYDGVNTLPLEFHLDELICDVSVAAVAGQAAGATTELLETATGQPATDPSPARSATDGR
- a CDS encoding TrkA family potassium uptake protein — its product is MADRTGTKSTRTAVIIGLGRFGGQIADSMLRMGFDVLGVDSSPAVVQQWADRLTYVVQADSTDTEALRQLGLRDFQRVVVGIGSDVEASVLTVLSLAEIGVTEVWAKAVSGKHGKILRSVGARHVIYPEAAMGDRVAHLITSKMLDFIEFDDGFSIAETRLPSGTAGRRLGETDLRSRYGVTVIGVKMPGERFTYADRETELREGALLIVSGTTEQVQRFAAAT
- a CDS encoding potassium transporter TrkG, with translation MRRPLRNPARIVPIAFLGAIAVGTVLMMVPASRQGPDSAPLVTALFTATSAVCVTGLAVTDTPAYWTPLGLVLITVLTQLGGFGIMSLATLLGLLVSRRLGLRSRLTAQAETNSLALSDIRRVLLRIAATMLGAETTITLVLAARLWLHYDYPLPRALWYGLFHAVQAFNNGGFALYSDGLVQFVGDWWICLPLIVGVVVGGLGFPALFELARERSRPQRWSVHTRLTVWGTLALIGTGFVSMLTFEWANPRTLGPLDLPEKLLAALFQDVMTRSGGFNTVDPGEFNPETTAVSIGMMFIGGGSASTAGGIKVTTFFLLAFVIWSELRGEHDVVIGRRRIAAASQRQALTVALIGVALVGAGTLALISLTDDIGGEQALYEVTSAFGTTGLSTGITGDLPDPAQVLLVVLMFVGRIGSVTLGSAIALNTRRRRFHYPEERPIVG